The genome window CGCGCCGATACTGTAAAACCACCCCCGCCTCCATATCCAGGGCCGGCAACAAATACCGCAAGGCAACCTCGGCGACCTTGCGCTTGTCGCTGGCCGAGGTCAGGTGATCGGCTACCTTGAGCAGGAGGCGACGCAGCTCGAGGTCGTGGAGCTGCTCGAGCTGGCGGCTCATGGCCAGGGCCAGGCGGGAGAACAGCTCGATCTCCTGTTTCTGCCAGCCCTCGCCGCGCAAAAATTGGAGCACCGCCACTGTCTCGTTGCGTACCCGCAAAGCGACCGCAAGCTCGTATGGGCCGGTAGGGGCGGGAAAGCCCAGCCAGGTCGGCAGGGCGACCTTTTCCCCTATCCCCATTTCCTCCGACCAGGTCGGGCCAGGTTCTTGCAAAGCCCTCTGGACGACGGGGCTGGGCGAAATCTCCGATGAGGCTGTGCCGGGGTTTTCCAGCAGAGTAAGCTGGCCTGCGCCAGAAGGAATCCAAATTCGAAGTAGGCTACCATGCAGGAGCTGTGCCAGCATGGTGGGCAACTGTCGGAGAAGCTGCTCGCGGTTAAGAAACCGCGGCAGAACCTCGAGGCCTTGCATGAAAACTCCCTGTAGCTGGGTTAGCTGGCGAGCCTTGTGGTGCGCCCGGCGCAGGCTTCGGCCTATCTGATCAGCCAGATAGGCTGAAAGCGACAAAATAATGCCCATGACCAGATAGTCCTGGGGGCTCGAGCGAAACAAGCCCAGAACTCCAACCGACCCCAGGGCCAGGGTCAGTCCCACACCCAGCCCGTAGACGCTCGAGGCAGTCGCGGTAAAAAACATGAGCCACGGGAGGGCATAGATGCCATCTAGCCTGAGCGCGTAAACCACCCCAACAGCGACGGGCGAGATTACCAGTATGACGGGATAGGGCAGGGCCATACACCAAACCGTAGATTGACCATACTTTATCAAACAGCGGTATCCTCGAGCGCACCGATTTGATGGGTTGTCGTGGGTTTTTGTACTTTAGGCCATGTAACGTCAGCTGGTGATAAATGTACAAAAAAATTTCTTCAAAAAATCTATTATGCCGCTCATGAGGATTTTATCTTTTGTAATGGCTCTTGTAACGGCTTGGAGTCTGGCTTTGCCTCTGGACGTGCCCCACGATCACTGGGCGGCAACGGCGGTGGACGAGGTGGTCAAACGGGGGTGGCTGCAAGGCTACCCTGGCGGCACTTTTCGGGGCGAGGTGGCGCTGGATCGCTACCAACTGGCCGCCACCCTGGCCAGGGTACTGGCCGATAGCCCGTTGCCTGTGCGGGAAGCAGAGGTGCGCTTCAAGGATGTCAAGCCCAACCACTGGGCTTTACCTGGAATCCGGCGGATGGTAGGGGAGGGGCTGGTACAGGGTTTTCCTGATCAAACCTACCGAGGCACATCGGTGCTGACCCGTTATCAGCTAGCAGTGGTGCTCGATAAACTTGTCCAGAACCTGGGGATAACCTTCCTAGCCAAAACCATGCGCCCCGGCGACCTGGCCGCTGGTCACTGGGCCGAGGCAGCTGTGTTGCGGGTGATTGCGCTGGATATCCTACCCTTGGGATCGGATGGTCTGTTTAGGGGTACTGATTCCGTCAATCGCTACCAGATGGCAAGGGCCTTGTGGCGTATCGGTCAGTTGATAGTTGCGCCCCAATCCTCGGCTGAACCGACCCCAGCCGAACCCAGGGTAGCTACAGGGCAAAATTCAACACCGGCGCAAGCCTCAAGGCAAACCACAGGACAAGCCTCGGCGCCGCAAGCAGATGCGCCCCTTAGCCGGGTTCAGGAAGTCCAGCCACCTGCGGCCCAGGAAAGCATCGTTTTGGCTGATATAAGCACCGTTCCCTTGCCGGGGGAATGGTCTGGGGTAGAGCTCGAGGCCAGCTTAGTGCATGTCGGACAGGCCCAGCAAAATGGCCGGGCTTGGGCAACCTTCAAACACAACGACCTGCGCGCCACTGGACTGTTGCGGCTCGAAGAAAAACCGGTTCTCGAAGCTTTTTATCCGCTAAACGAGGCGGTGGCGGTTTCCAGTGAGGGCTGGGCCTGGCTCGAGGGCGGGCAAAAACTGATGCATGTTGACTTCAAAACCCAAAAGGCCCGTTATTTTGGTCCCATTGGGCAAAATGGCTCCCGGGAAGCCCTGCCACCGGTCTTTGCTCTCGGCGTAGAACAGGGTCTTCTGGGTGGCGTAGCCCTGGATGAAAGCCGCAACTATCTGGCCCTCATCAACGGGCGTCCGTTGTGCCTCCCTAGCTGCGAAAAAGCCTCGAGTTCAACAGTACTTCGTCTGGTGCTGCTGGGCCTTAACCCCGACGGCCTATTTGCGGAGTATGCCTACATGCTCGAGGCCCCGGGTAACCGTGTGGTGGGACTGGCCTGGCCCAAGCCACGGCTTCTTTTGGTGCACGAGCATGACGGCCAGAAAAGCCGGATTTACGCAGTGGATCTCAATCAGGCCGACGACCTGGCTTTTACCGAGTGGGATAGCCCGGAAGCGGGTTTAGAGATAAAGCCACAGATAAAGCCGCTGCCCAAGAAGCTCGTGCTCGAGGTCGCCCTGGAGCAACCCAAAGGGCTGGCCATCGTGAGCCCAAGCGAGGCCATAACGGCCCAGAAGGGCCTGCTGCGCCTGAAGCTCGAGAAGCCCCTGTGGTAGCGGCGTCTGCGGCTTTCTGAAGAGCTAGCTTGGAATGGTGAGCCGGGTGGGGTTGGGTGTCTGCATAGACTCTTCGCGCTCCACCCGGCTCACGATTTCCTCGCTACCCAACAGGCTGACCAGTTGCTGCTGGGTTACCAGCTTCCCCCCACACATGTACACCAGGCCCCGCCGCTGGTGGGTTACAACAAACGGCACTCCGTTGTGATAGCGCACCACCGTGTTATGCCGCCGGGCGTGTCGAACCATGCGCGCAAGGGCCTGCACGTCTCGATCCACTTTGTGGTTTTGGGCCTGTGGATACCAGACTGAAAACAAAATAACCATCACCAGGCTAGCCATTATCAAGGCTGTTATAAAGTTGATTTCCATTTGGCTTGCAGTATAGCTAGCGGACGCTGAGCATGAGGCGTTACTTTAAGGAAGATTAAATTTGTCAACTGACCGTGTGTGGAGATTTGGTTAGCGGATTTTTGTGAATTCAAAATGCGCACTTATTTTCCTAAGTGCGCATTTTGTATACTGAGCCCATGCTGGTACCGCTAGCCAACTGGCACAATCCGAGCAAGCGCAGACTCGAGGCCATCCGGGCTGCCCACGAGCGCAACCAGGCAGGCTTGCTCGAGCTGCTCGAGGCTTACCTGATACTCAAAGGTCGAAAACGAGCTACCCTGAGCCGCCGCACGCTGGAAAACTACCGCCTGGCGGTTCGAGACTACCTGGCCTGGGCTTGGTCCGACACGCAGTCGCTGGATATTCTCAAAGCCACAGCCGATGACCTTGACCGCTATATCGCCCATCTGCAGGTGCACGGCGGCAACCTGAATAACTCCGAACGCCGCCACCTCAAACCCGGCTCCATCGCTACCTATGTGGCGGGTGTACGGGCCTTTTACCGGGCGCTGGAGTGGGCCAATGCTGCAACGCTGCCGCAGGTGCCATCGCCCAGCGATCCCACGCCTCCAGAGGAACGCCGCCCCGCTTTACCGGATAGCCTGTACAAGAAGCTCTTGCAGCACCTATCTGGTCCAAGCCCACATAATACCCGCGACCGCTTGGCCGTACGATTGATGGCCGAGGCAGGGCTCCGCATTAGTGAGGTAATTAACTTACAGGTGGATGACCTCAGCTTGAACGAACGCTTACTGGTAGTACGAGCTGGTAAGGGTGGTAAACAGCGCTCGGTGCCGCTCTCCAAAGCATTGGTGCAAGAAATTGAGGGCTGGCTCAGGCTGCGCCTGGCCTATGTAGCCGCTGGAGAACGCTCGCTGCTAATAAACCTGGGCGGTCGCAAAGCCAATGGGCGGGCCATGACCGATAAGTCGCTGCGGAAAATACTCAACCGCCACTACCGCGACCTGGGCTTCCCCGAGCGCTACTATGGCGCCCACATGCTGCGCCACACC of Meiothermus sp. contains these proteins:
- a CDS encoding S-layer homology domain-containing protein; the encoded protein is MRILSFVMALVTAWSLALPLDVPHDHWAATAVDEVVKRGWLQGYPGGTFRGEVALDRYQLAATLARVLADSPLPVREAEVRFKDVKPNHWALPGIRRMVGEGLVQGFPDQTYRGTSVLTRYQLAVVLDKLVQNLGITFLAKTMRPGDLAAGHWAEAAVLRVIALDILPLGSDGLFRGTDSVNRYQMARALWRIGQLIVAPQSSAEPTPAEPRVATGQNSTPAQASRQTTGQASAPQADAPLSRVQEVQPPAAQESIVLADISTVPLPGEWSGVELEASLVHVGQAQQNGRAWATFKHNDLRATGLLRLEEKPVLEAFYPLNEAVAVSSEGWAWLEGGQKLMHVDFKTQKARYFGPIGQNGSREALPPVFALGVEQGLLGGVALDESRNYLALINGRPLCLPSCEKASSSTVLRLVLLGLNPDGLFAEYAYMLEAPGNRVVGLAWPKPRLLLVHEHDGQKSRIYAVDLNQADDLAFTEWDSPEAGLEIKPQIKPLPKKLVLEVALEQPKGLAIVSPSEAITAQKGLLRLKLEKPLW
- a CDS encoding tyrosine-type recombinase/integrase gives rise to the protein MLVPLANWHNPSKRRLEAIRAAHERNQAGLLELLEAYLILKGRKRATLSRRTLENYRLAVRDYLAWAWSDTQSLDILKATADDLDRYIAHLQVHGGNLNNSERRHLKPGSIATYVAGVRAFYRALEWANAATLPQVPSPSDPTPPEERRPALPDSLYKKLLQHLSGPSPHNTRDRLAVRLMAEAGLRISEVINLQVDDLSLNERLLVVRAGKGGKQRSVPLSKALVQEIEGWLRLRLAYVAAGERSLLINLGGRKANGRAMTDKSLRKILNRHYRDLGFPERYYGAHMLRHTAGTRFYKLSRDLHATARILGHANVNTSAIYAKMDLEGLFDVVDKLDD